A genomic segment from Gilvibacter sp. SZ-19 encodes:
- the aroB gene encoding 3-dehydroquinate synthase, whose amino-acid sequence MQAITSGAAPIYFNQQIYSEISTYLAENNPSSVVILTDDNTYADCLPLLLEQLEFDTEPNILVMPAGEAFKTMEVTVSIIDELSNLLTDRKALMINLGGGVVTDLGGFVASIYKRGISYINLPTSLLAMVDASVGGKTGVDHGMLKNQIGVINNGAMVGVDIDYLATLPERQMRSGFAEIIKHGLISNADYWSAVLNFDPQTLEGLDTLIRDSVVIKNEVVKQDPTEKGLRKVLNFGHTLGHAIETYSLESDSMEDLLHGEAIAIGLVMETFLSRERFSFPEEELQKLKSIVKSYYPKVAFDQAAIEEIQGYMLHDKKNVKGQVNFVLLSNIGQPEFDQIVDNDLINKAFEFYMKEM is encoded by the coding sequence ATGCAAGCCATTACATCAGGAGCCGCTCCCATCTATTTCAACCAACAGATTTACAGTGAAATATCGACATATTTAGCCGAAAACAATCCGAGCTCTGTGGTTATCTTAACAGATGATAACACCTATGCGGATTGCCTGCCGTTATTATTAGAGCAATTGGAATTTGATACCGAACCCAACATTTTGGTCATGCCGGCTGGAGAAGCTTTTAAAACCATGGAAGTGACGGTTTCTATTATCGACGAACTTTCCAATCTACTTACAGATAGAAAGGCGTTGATGATCAATTTAGGTGGTGGCGTAGTCACTGACTTAGGCGGTTTTGTAGCCTCGATCTACAAGCGAGGTATATCTTATATCAATTTACCCACCTCCCTACTGGCAATGGTAGATGCCTCTGTTGGAGGAAAGACCGGAGTAGATCACGGAATGCTTAAAAATCAGATAGGAGTTATAAATAATGGCGCCATGGTTGGTGTAGACATTGATTATCTCGCCACTTTACCCGAGCGACAAATGCGTTCCGGCTTTGCAGAAATCATAAAACACGGTTTGATCTCCAATGCCGATTATTGGAGTGCTGTGCTGAATTTTGATCCGCAAACTTTAGAGGGACTCGACACCCTTATTCGCGATTCCGTGGTAATAAAGAATGAAGTCGTAAAACAAGACCCCACCGAAAAAGGATTGCGCAAGGTTTTAAACTTTGGCCACACTCTTGGGCATGCTATAGAGACTTATTCTTTAGAAAGCGATTCTATGGAAGACCTACTGCACGGAGAAGCCATTGCGATTGGTTTGGTAATGGAAACCTTTCTTTCTAGAGAACGTTTTTCATTTCCTGAGGAGGAGCTTCAAAAACTCAAATCGATCGTAAAGAGTTATTACCCCAAAGTGGCTTTTGACCAGGCGGCCATTGAGGAGATTCAAGGCTATATGTTGCACGACAAAAAGAATGTAAAAGGGCAGGTCAATTTTGTGTTATTGAGTAATATAGGGCAGCCTGAATTTGATCAAATTGTA
- a CDS encoding proline dehydrogenase family protein gives MPTEKIFENTEVAFALKSDSELERAYFLFKMIASEPLVKIGTAATKFALNINLPVEGLIRSTVFDHFCGGVNEEDCLPTVDKLYEAGVHAVLDYSVEGKETQAQFDKTLAKVNELTAFADEKDAMPFSVFKPTGLGRFKIWQKKSAGDALSAEEQAEWDAIVVRYESACQKAVAHDVALLIDGEESWMQDAADELVTQMMQKYNKEKPLIFNTLQCYRWDRLDYLKELHLEARAKGYKLAFKIVRGAYMEKENDRAEELGYPSPICASKAQTDATFNDTLRYILQNLDDIAVFIGSHNEESCYLAMDLMQEYGIAKNDPRVWFGQLFGMSDHISYNLAAAGYNVAKYIPFGPVKDVMPYLIRRAEENTSVAGQTSRELSLLKGEKQRRKL, from the coding sequence ATGCCTACCGAAAAGATCTTTGAGAATACCGAAGTGGCTTTTGCTCTTAAATCCGATTCCGAATTGGAGCGCGCGTATTTCTTATTTAAAATGATTGCAAGTGAGCCGCTTGTAAAAATTGGTACAGCAGCCACAAAGTTTGCGCTGAACATCAATCTGCCAGTTGAGGGGCTGATACGCTCTACGGTGTTCGATCATTTCTGCGGAGGCGTGAACGAAGAAGACTGTCTTCCTACTGTTGATAAGCTCTATGAAGCTGGTGTTCATGCAGTATTGGATTATTCTGTTGAGGGCAAGGAGACCCAAGCGCAATTCGATAAGACCTTAGCCAAGGTAAATGAACTCACAGCTTTTGCAGATGAGAAGGACGCTATGCCGTTTTCTGTTTTTAAGCCTACAGGTTTAGGGCGTTTTAAGATCTGGCAAAAGAAGTCCGCGGGTGATGCTTTAAGTGCAGAAGAGCAAGCCGAATGGGATGCCATAGTTGTCCGTTATGAGTCGGCTTGTCAAAAAGCTGTAGCACATGATGTAGCCTTACTTATCGATGGAGAAGAATCTTGGATGCAAGATGCTGCAGATGAGTTAGTAACTCAAATGATGCAGAAATACAATAAAGAGAAGCCGCTCATATTCAACACCCTGCAGTGCTACCGTTGGGACCGCTTGGATTATTTGAAGGAATTGCATTTGGAGGCTCGGGCCAAAGGATACAAGCTGGCCTTTAAAATTGTCCGTGGGGCCTATATGGAGAAAGAGAATGATCGTGCTGAGGAACTAGGTTATCCAAGTCCAATTTGCGCCAGCAAAGCGCAAACAGATGCTACTTTTAATGACACGCTGCGATACATCTTGCAAAACCTAGATGATATTGCAGTCTTTATCGGTTCTCATAATGAAGAGAGTTGTTATCTGGCCATGGACCTCATGCAGGAATACGGAATTGCTAAAAACGATCCAAGAGTATGGTTTGGTCAGTTGTTTGGCATGAGTGATCATATTTCTTATAACCTTGCGGCTGCTGGCTATAACGTAGCTAAGTACATTCCTTTTGGGCCGGTAAAAGATGTTATGCCATATTTGATCCGCAGGGCAGAGGAGAATACGTCTGTTGCTGGCCAGACCTCAAGAGAACTTTCCTTGCTAAAAGGGGAGAAGCAGCGCAGAAAACTTTAA
- a CDS encoding DUF4258 domain-containing protein, whose amino-acid sequence MTRVKRFAYFFGGFSVGVFLLMFFLGGKNASCAYGPNARVLKNIRIKHPEISATALQGMSNHGLDTAVVSQFLRNGKVLFRDSNIKINDSCKQYVIRGRARDDQRYLMQVKNCDSTALITDFTKYVDN is encoded by the coding sequence ATGACCCGTGTAAAACGCTTTGCCTACTTTTTTGGAGGATTCAGCGTAGGTGTTTTTCTGCTGATGTTTTTCTTAGGTGGAAAGAACGCCTCTTGCGCTTATGGACCAAATGCCCGAGTGCTAAAGAATATTCGCATTAAACATCCTGAAATTAGTGCAACAGCACTACAAGGCATGAGTAACCATGGCTTAGACACTGCAGTGGTGAGTCAGTTCTTACGAAACGGAAAAGTGCTCTTCCGCGATAGCAATATTAAAATAAACGACAGCTGTAAGCAATACGTCATCCGCGGTCGGGCTAGGGACGATCAGCGTTATTTAATGCAAGTAAAGAATTGTGATTCTACGGCTTTAATTACCGATTTCACGAAATACGTAGATAATTAA
- a CDS encoding alanine dehydrogenase yields MAEQLSPFTKAELLPQEEKLEIAQEHGELFIGIPKEVYFQERRICLTPDAVGALVSNGHKVLIESKAGAQASFSDKDYSEAGATITTDTKKVFGCPIILKVEPPTLDELEMINPNTTIISALQLKTQQASYFKALAKKKITALAFEFIKDQDGAYPAVRALSEIAGTASVLIASEIMANDKQGNGMMFGNISGVPPVEVVVIGAGTVGEFAARSAIGLGANVKVFDNSLTRLRLLQTNLGRTLYTSTVQPKYLLKALKRCDVAIGAVRGKNRSPVVVNRDMVAAMKKGAVIIDVSIDMGGCFETSEVTNHDKPTVIQEGVIHYGVPNIPARYPKTSSISISNIFTPYLLQMGESGGLENAIRFDSGLKNGLYFYRGILTNKSVADWFDMKYSDINLLIF; encoded by the coding sequence ATGGCTGAGCAGCTATCGCCCTTTACCAAGGCCGAACTTTTACCACAAGAAGAAAAATTAGAGATCGCCCAAGAACACGGCGAGCTTTTTATTGGTATCCCCAAGGAGGTTTACTTCCAAGAACGCAGAATTTGCTTAACCCCAGATGCTGTAGGAGCTCTCGTCTCCAACGGTCATAAAGTACTCATAGAGTCTAAAGCCGGTGCTCAAGCTAGTTTTTCAGACAAAGATTATTCAGAAGCCGGAGCAACAATTACCACAGACACAAAGAAGGTGTTTGGCTGCCCTATCATTTTAAAAGTTGAGCCCCCTACTCTAGACGAGCTCGAAATGATCAACCCAAACACAACCATCATCTCGGCGCTTCAGCTTAAAACACAACAGGCAAGCTATTTCAAAGCCTTAGCAAAAAAGAAAATAACAGCCCTGGCATTTGAATTCATCAAAGATCAGGATGGAGCATATCCAGCAGTTAGGGCGTTGAGCGAGATCGCTGGCACAGCCTCCGTTTTGATAGCCTCAGAGATCATGGCCAACGACAAACAAGGCAACGGAATGATGTTCGGTAACATCAGCGGTGTCCCCCCGGTAGAAGTTGTGGTAATAGGTGCCGGTACTGTAGGTGAATTTGCTGCACGATCTGCTATTGGGCTTGGCGCCAATGTGAAAGTATTCGACAATTCACTAACGCGTCTACGGCTCTTACAGACTAACTTGGGGCGCACCTTATACACCTCTACCGTACAACCAAAGTATTTGCTTAAGGCGCTTAAACGCTGCGATGTAGCTATTGGTGCGGTACGCGGAAAGAACCGATCTCCTGTGGTAGTTAACAGAGATATGGTGGCGGCCATGAAAAAAGGGGCCGTGATCATTGATGTCAGTATAGACATGGGAGGCTGCTTTGAGACCAGCGAGGTTACCAATCACGATAAACCCACAGTGATACAAGAAGGGGTGATCCATTACGGAGTGCCCAATATTCCAGCCAGATACCCTAAAACATCTTCTATAAGTATCAGTAACATATTCACGCCCTACCTTTTGCAAATGGGTGAATCCGGAGGACTGGAAAATGCCATCCGCTTTGATTCCGGATTGAAAAATGGGTTGTATTTTTACCGCGGTATTTTAACCAATAAGTCTGTTGCAGACTGGTTCGACATGAAATACAGCGATATCAATCTTCTTATCTTTTAA
- the tsaE gene encoding tRNA (adenosine(37)-N6)-threonylcarbamoyltransferase complex ATPase subunit type 1 TsaE — protein sequence MTDFTYNLEDVTAVAKQVTVHLKGRIVLLYGELGVGKTTLLKAIMKELGVEDQISSPTYALVHEYSSKIGPIYHFDCYRLKSAEEAEMLGFTEYLDSGNWVFIEWPEKVEHLLDQERNILRFSRNADNTRTLNLKSERTIKEPT from the coding sequence ATGACAGATTTTACGTACAATTTAGAAGATGTTACCGCAGTTGCCAAACAAGTAACTGTGCATCTCAAAGGCCGGATCGTACTGTTGTACGGTGAGCTTGGAGTAGGAAAGACTACCCTGTTGAAGGCTATAATGAAGGAGTTGGGGGTTGAGGACCAAATTAGCAGTCCTACCTATGCATTAGTTCACGAATATTCGTCCAAAATTGGTCCGATATACCACTTTGATTGTTATCGGCTAAAATCCGCTGAAGAGGCAGAAATGCTAGGCTTCACGGAATATTTAGACAGTGGTAATTGGGTTTTTATTGAATGGCCGGAAAAGGTGGAACATCTTTTAGATCAAGAAAGGAACATTTTACGGTTTAGCCGTAATGCAGATAATACAAGAACCCTAAATCTAAAAAGTGAACGAACGATCAAGGAACCTACTTAA
- a CDS encoding AraC family transcriptional regulator → MKHIVFVVLFLSVCNLVNSQTPELILSELTEEELLVVIDSTENIELAKKASLLYLSIGKMKKDTIKIARGFDRLARLGSANLNLQYADSIIRFTHHLNNITYPGQAYLIKAHNLKSINSVDAAIDNLIIAYYMATERGNVSHEAYAMHTLIHFKTYWGDPNEALSLQNKFDLRLKSPEFKQELAKSFRVKDERAINNYYESLLLESGLNKATCLIEIGEFDKAYEIINAKLSNFNPNLYPSVYLYLLEAKMESLYYSNRFNEVLTTIDEISEKKKQFYPTAELKNPNVLFFYGMTNYKMNKIGKAVNAFASADSIYNAKNNLYFAKHREMYPILVNHYKNELKIDKQLYYLNQQLKMDSVIISSYLNVDPRLIDDFETPLLLAEKEKLIAQLEWEQGKEKRKQLFTVGLLFLSLGAGFYYFWKQNQYKKRFQALIKNGLEDQQELKTDQRRNDISAAIVEDILQKLERFESKHQFTRKDTSLQSVAKRFNTNSSYLSKVVNLKKDKNFSQYISELRIAYAVDQLKNNPRFRKYTIKAIAEEVGFGNAQSFSKAFYSRTGIQPSYFIRNLNKQKQNDFIADSIPQTE, encoded by the coding sequence ATGAAGCACATCGTATTTGTCGTTTTGTTTTTATCTGTTTGCAATTTGGTGAATTCTCAAACTCCAGAATTAATTCTTAGCGAGCTAACAGAAGAAGAATTATTAGTGGTTATTGATAGCACGGAAAACATAGAATTGGCTAAAAAAGCATCGCTACTATACTTAAGTATTGGTAAAATGAAAAAAGACACGATTAAAATTGCTCGTGGATTTGATCGCTTAGCAAGGCTTGGAAGTGCCAACTTAAATCTACAATATGCGGACTCAATAATTCGTTTTACGCATCATTTAAATAATATAACATATCCTGGCCAGGCATATTTGATAAAGGCTCATAACTTAAAATCGATTAATTCTGTAGATGCGGCAATTGACAATTTAATTATTGCATACTACATGGCAACAGAGAGAGGGAATGTTTCTCATGAGGCATATGCTATGCATACATTAATTCACTTCAAAACTTATTGGGGAGATCCAAATGAAGCCTTATCACTCCAGAATAAATTTGATTTAAGATTGAAATCACCCGAGTTTAAACAAGAACTAGCAAAGTCTTTCCGTGTTAAGGACGAACGAGCTATAAATAATTACTATGAATCTTTGTTACTTGAGTCAGGCCTTAATAAGGCGACTTGCTTAATAGAGATAGGTGAATTCGACAAAGCTTACGAAATCATAAATGCTAAATTGTCGAATTTCAATCCAAATTTGTATCCGAGCGTGTACCTATACCTTTTAGAGGCAAAGATGGAGAGCCTTTATTATTCGAATCGATTCAATGAGGTTTTAACTACAATTGATGAGATAAGTGAGAAAAAGAAACAATTCTATCCGACTGCTGAATTAAAAAATCCGAATGTTCTCTTTTTTTATGGAATGACGAACTACAAGATGAATAAGATTGGTAAGGCAGTCAATGCATTTGCCTCGGCGGATTCTATTTATAATGCCAAAAACAACCTTTATTTTGCTAAACACCGTGAAATGTATCCAATTCTTGTGAATCACTATAAAAATGAGTTGAAAATTGACAAACAACTATATTATTTGAATCAGCAATTAAAGATGGATAGCGTTATAATCAGTTCATACTTAAACGTAGACCCAAGATTAATAGATGATTTCGAAACCCCCTTACTCTTAGCCGAAAAGGAAAAACTTATCGCCCAGTTGGAATGGGAGCAAGGTAAAGAGAAGCGCAAACAGCTTTTCACAGTAGGCTTATTGTTCCTAAGCCTGGGGGCTGGATTTTATTATTTCTGGAAACAAAACCAATATAAAAAGCGTTTTCAAGCGTTAATAAAAAACGGCTTAGAAGATCAACAAGAACTCAAGACAGATCAAAGGCGAAACGATATCTCTGCCGCCATAGTAGAAGACATACTTCAAAAACTGGAGCGCTTTGAAAGCAAACATCAATTTACCAGAAAAGATACCTCTTTACAGAGTGTGGCTAAGCGTTTTAATACCAATTCATCGTATTTGTCCAAGGTGGTAAACCTTAAAAAGGATAAAAATTTCTCTCAATACATCAGTGAATTGCGAATAGCTTATGCAGTAGATCAGCTTAAGAATAATCCACGCTTCAGAAAATACACCATAAAGGCCATTGCAGAAGAGGTTGGTTTTGGAAATGCCCAATCATTCTCAAAGGCATTCTATTCTAGAACAGGGATACAGCCGTCCTATTTTATAAGAAACCTCAATAAGCAAAAACAAAACGATTTTATCGCGGATTCAATACCGCAAACGGAATGA
- a CDS encoding response regulator — MSDIKVLWVDDEIDLLKPHILFLEQKNYAVTTAQSGTEALEEIDKQQFDIVFLDENMPGLTGLETLAEIKEKQATLPVVMITKSEEEYIMEEAIGAKIADYLIKPVNPNQILLSLKKNLDHSRLVSEKTTSDYQQEFRKIAMDLSMVNSHQEWVDLYQRLIYWELQLEDIEDSGMFEILESQKIEANTQFCKFIDKHYSDWFNNTDQAPVMSHNLFKEWIQPELGDKPTLLVVVDNLRYDQWKAFEPIVSNAYKKEKEKAFYSILPTATQYARNAIFSGLMPSEMERLHKDWWLNDTDDGGKNMHEHDFLGAQLNRLGLDIKWEYHKISSLKQGKRLVDNFRSQKNNDLTVVVYNFVDMLSHSKTEMEVIKELASNDKSYRSLTQSWFKNSPLLEIIQQAAQMGFKLIITTDHGTINVKNPSKVIGDKNTSLNLRYKTGRSLTYEDKDVLAAKDPKSIHLPAINMSSSFIFAKGDLFFAYPNNYNHYVSYYRNTYQHGGVSLEEMIIPFAVLNPR; from the coding sequence ATGAGTGACATAAAAGTACTGTGGGTCGATGATGAGATCGATTTACTTAAACCTCACATTCTTTTTCTGGAACAAAAAAATTATGCTGTGACAACAGCCCAAAGCGGTACGGAAGCTTTGGAAGAGATAGACAAGCAGCAATTTGACATTGTCTTTTTAGACGAGAACATGCCTGGCCTTACAGGTTTGGAGACGCTTGCAGAGATCAAAGAGAAGCAAGCTACGCTACCGGTTGTTATGATAACCAAGAGTGAAGAGGAATATATTATGGAAGAGGCCATTGGCGCTAAGATCGCCGATTATCTCATCAAACCGGTGAATCCAAATCAGATTCTACTCAGCCTTAAAAAGAATCTAGATCACAGTCGTCTGGTCTCTGAGAAGACCACTTCTGACTATCAACAAGAGTTTAGAAAGATCGCTATGGACCTCTCTATGGTCAATTCGCATCAGGAGTGGGTAGATCTTTATCAACGTCTGATCTATTGGGAATTGCAATTAGAAGATATAGAAGATTCCGGCATGTTCGAGATCTTGGAATCGCAAAAGATCGAAGCCAACACCCAGTTCTGCAAATTTATCGACAAACACTATTCGGATTGGTTTAACAATACAGATCAGGCTCCAGTGATGTCGCACAACTTATTTAAAGAATGGATTCAGCCTGAATTGGGCGATAAACCCACGCTTTTGGTTGTAGTAGACAATTTGCGCTATGACCAATGGAAGGCTTTTGAACCGATCGTATCTAATGCGTATAAAAAAGAAAAGGAAAAGGCCTTCTACAGCATTTTACCTACTGCTACACAATACGCGCGAAACGCCATATTTTCTGGATTAATGCCGAGTGAGATGGAACGCCTGCACAAGGACTGGTGGCTCAACGACACCGATGATGGTGGAAAGAACATGCACGAGCACGATTTCCTTGGAGCTCAATTGAATCGTTTAGGACTAGATATCAAGTGGGAATACCATAAGATCTCCAGTTTAAAACAAGGTAAACGCTTGGTAGATAATTTTAGGTCGCAAAAGAACAACGATCTCACCGTGGTGGTGTACAATTTTGTAGATATGCTTTCGCACTCCAAAACAGAAATGGAAGTGATTAAAGAATTGGCATCTAATGATAAATCGTATCGTTCATTGACGCAGAGCTGGTTTAAGAACAGCCCGCTGTTGGAGATCATTCAACAGGCAGCACAAATGGGCTTTAAACTGATAATCACTACAGATCACGGAACCATTAATGTAAAGAACCCTTCTAAGGTGATTGGCGACAAGAACACCAGTTTGAACTTACGTTATAAAACAGGAAGAAGTTTAACCTATGAGGATAAAGATGTCTTGGCGGCTAAAGACCCTAAGTCCATTCACCTACCGGCTATTAATATGAGTAGCTCGTTCATCTTTGCCAAGGGGGATCTGTTTTTTGCTTATCCCAACAATTACAACCATTATGTAAGCTATTACAGAAATACCTACCAGCACGGCGGTGTATCTCTGGAAGAGATGATCATTCCGTTTGCGGTATTGAATCCGCGATAA
- a CDS encoding HD domain-containing protein has protein sequence MNTRKKLTLFNDPIYGFITIPNALVFDLIEHTYFQRLRRITQMGMSYLVFPGAHHTRFHHALGCMHLMQKAVQVLRYKDIVISKEEEEALYVAILLHDIGHGPFSHALEHSLVTGVDHEQISLQFMEALNKNFNERLTLAISIFNDSYPRKFLHQLVSGQLDMDRLDYLKRDSFYTGASEGNINSERLISMLNVANDQLVVESKAIYSVEKFLVARRLMYWSVYLHKTGLAAEQVLIRVLQRAKELIAQGDSLQASEPLMFFLKRESEVFDQTALKHFARLDDHDIIQALKGWCDHSDSILSKLSNMILDRDLPKVKLKNKKPTSAQVDKHKEKVSKALGIPMDQTHYFVFEGQVTNRAYRNDTQNINLLSKNGKLTDVAGASDQLNLKALTREVTKHYLCYPKGKHY, from the coding sequence TTGAATACCCGTAAGAAACTTACTCTCTTTAACGATCCAATTTACGGATTTATTACCATCCCAAATGCGTTGGTCTTTGACCTTATAGAGCACACCTATTTCCAGCGCTTGCGCAGAATTACGCAGATGGGTATGTCATATTTGGTTTTTCCCGGAGCGCATCACACGCGCTTTCACCACGCTTTGGGCTGCATGCACCTTATGCAGAAGGCGGTACAAGTACTTCGCTATAAGGACATTGTGATTTCTAAGGAGGAAGAAGAGGCGCTTTACGTAGCTATTTTGTTACACGATATAGGACACGGGCCTTTTTCACACGCTTTAGAACATAGTCTTGTCACTGGGGTGGATCACGAGCAGATTTCATTGCAATTTATGGAAGCGCTCAACAAAAACTTTAACGAGAGATTAACGTTGGCTATCTCTATATTCAATGACAGCTATCCCAGAAAGTTCTTACATCAATTGGTTTCTGGACAGTTAGACATGGACCGTCTGGACTACCTGAAGCGCGACAGTTTTTATACGGGAGCCTCAGAAGGAAACATTAATAGCGAGCGTCTTATAAGTATGCTCAATGTTGCCAACGATCAATTGGTAGTAGAATCCAAGGCCATTTATTCTGTTGAGAAGTTTTTAGTGGCCAGAAGACTTATGTATTGGTCGGTTTATCTACATAAAACAGGCTTGGCAGCAGAGCAGGTGCTAATACGTGTCTTACAGCGTGCTAAAGAATTGATCGCTCAAGGAGATAGTTTACAAGCCAGCGAACCTCTGATGTTCTTTTTAAAACGAGAATCCGAAGTGTTCGATCAGACAGCGCTGAAGCATTTTGCCCGTTTGGACGACCACGATATTATACAGGCATTGAAAGGGTGGTGCGACCACAGCGATAGTATTTTGTCCAAACTGTCTAATATGATCTTGGACAGAGATCTTCCTAAAGTAAAACTCAAGAATAAAAAACCAACCTCTGCACAGGTTGACAAACACAAGGAGAAGGTTAGTAAAGCCCTTGGTATACCTATGGATCAGACCCATTATTTTGTGTTCGAAGGACAAGTGACCAACCGGGCTTATCGCAACGATACTCAAAATATAAATCTATTGAGTAAAAACGGAAAACTTACGGATGTAGCTGGTGCAAGCGATCAGCTAAATTTAAAGGCCTTGACCCGAGAAGTCACCAAACACTATCTGTGTTATCCCAAAGGAAAACATTATTAA
- the lpxD gene encoding UDP-3-O-(3-hydroxymyristoyl)glucosamine N-acyltransferase, which yields MKFTATQIAGILEGEIEGNPDVEVSKLAKIEEGSPGSLTFLSNPKYTSFIYKTQASITIVNKDFKAEDSLDTTLIRVEDAYKAFSTLLEYYNQVKMNKTGIEQPVFIADSAKYGENLYMGAFSYLGENVSIGDNVKIYPNVYIGDNVQIGDNCVVFAGAKIYSESVIGNHCVIHSGAIVGADGFGFTPNEKGEYQKVPQTGNVIIEDHVDVGAGTTIDRATLGSTIIRRGVKLDNQIQIAHNVEIGENTAIAAQSGVAGSTKIGKNCLIGGQVGIVGHVTIGNNVRIQAQSGIGRNVKDNEVLQGSPALNYGDYNKSYVHFKNLPKIIDRFNAIEKNQDNE from the coding sequence ATGAAATTCACAGCAACGCAAATAGCGGGCATACTGGAAGGGGAAATAGAAGGTAATCCTGACGTAGAAGTGTCAAAACTCGCAAAGATCGAGGAAGGCTCTCCAGGGAGTTTAACCTTTTTATCGAATCCGAAGTATACTTCTTTTATATACAAGACGCAGGCGTCTATCACCATTGTGAACAAGGATTTTAAAGCCGAAGACAGCTTAGATACTACCTTGATCCGCGTAGAGGATGCTTATAAAGCGTTCTCCACCTTATTAGAATATTACAATCAGGTCAAAATGAACAAGACAGGAATAGAACAACCTGTGTTCATTGCAGACAGCGCCAAATACGGTGAAAACCTTTATATGGGAGCTTTCTCGTATCTCGGAGAAAATGTTTCTATTGGTGACAACGTTAAGATCTATCCCAACGTATATATAGGAGACAATGTCCAGATAGGTGATAACTGTGTTGTTTTTGCCGGAGCTAAGATCTATTCAGAATCAGTAATAGGCAATCACTGTGTGATTCATTCTGGTGCCATTGTTGGTGCCGATGGTTTCGGTTTTACACCCAATGAAAAAGGTGAATATCAAAAAGTACCACAAACCGGAAACGTGATCATTGAAGATCATGTGGATGTCGGTGCCGGAACTACTATAGATCGAGCCACATTAGGTTCTACCATTATTCGCCGCGGAGTTAAACTGGATAATCAGATCCAAATTGCTCACAATGTCGAGATCGGTGAAAACACGGCTATCGCTGCCCAGTCTGGAGTAGCTGGCTCTACCAAGATAGGCAAGAACTGTTTGATAGGTGGCCAGGTTGGAATAGTTGGTCACGTAACTATTGGAAACAATGTGCGTATTCAGGCACAGAGTGGTATCGGCAGAAATGTAAAAGACAATGAAGTGTTGCAAGGTTCACCAGCCCTTAATTATGGCGATTACAATAAGAGCTACGTACACTTTAAAAATCTTCCTAAAATAATAGATCGTTTTAACGCTATTGAAAAAAACCAAGACAATGAGTGA